TTTGCACAGAGCAGCCATATAATTGTATGAATATATCCTGGGTCGTGGACATCAGAACAGGTGTCCCGCCGGGGCCGGGGACACGGCCCGGAGGAGAAGAGGAAACAAAATGAGGAATGGTGCATGTATGGTTACAGAAAAAAGATTTCTCACTCTTTTGCTCTCTTTCGTCCTGCTGGGATGTGCCATTCTCACGACGGGGTGCACGGCAGGGGAAGGGCCGGGAGCGCCGACGCCTGTCCTGACGCCCCCCACGTTCCAGCCCGACATCCTGGACAAACCGATCATCAACGCACCCGCTGGAGAGGGAGGGCCGTCTCCTTTCCTCTTCGAGTTCGACACGGAGAACGCCTCGGGTTTCGAAGCGGTCGGGGCCGATCGACCGGGAGCGCCGACACTCGTCCTCCGACCGAATGCATCGGCGACCCTCCCGATCGTCGTCTCCTCCGAGGCCGACACCGGCACCGGGATCAGGACCACCCGGACCGACGGCCTGCCTGAAGGAGTGCAGGTCTCCTATGTCCCGGACTCCTTCACCCTTGAGGCCGGGGAGACGAGACGCGTGGAGATGCGTCTGGTCTCACCGGAGGACCTGACCGTGCCGGCGGCGACGGCCGTCGTCGTCTGGATGGAGGGTGCGGGATGGGAGGTCGGGAGGGGTTTCCACCTCGGAGAGAGGGAATGAGGGTCTCCGACCGTCCTTCAAAACAACTCGTCCTCACGCCCGGCGGTCGCACCCCGGTACAACCCTTCCTCCGAGGACCAGGACAGAGGCGACGATGATGCCGACGAGAACAAAACCGGCCAGGGGGTGGTCGGGGATCACGATGAAGAGGTCGGGATAGCCGGTATATTTCAGAATCAGGTCGATCATCGCGACCGATGCCGCTCCCAGCAGGATATTGATCGTCCGGTTGAATCGGGAGAGACGAAGAGATCCGAGTGCCTCGAAGGCGGCCGCCATCCCGAGGGAGATGATCACACTGGAGAGCAGCAGGACAAGGAGCGGTGTATCGTACAGGTCGATGAGTATTTCAGAGCGTGTCAGAAGAAAAGAGACCGGAAGCACCAGCAGTATCGGGAATGCGAGAGAAAACCAGGGGTGACGGACGGACGCCGTCAGATGGCACCAGACGGCGGCAAGGGCTGCGATGAAAAAGCAGTCCGCGACGTATAGCAACGGTGCAAGGACCACGGCCGCGCTCACCCAGCCAATAGTAGACATAACATCGGGGTAATCCTCTCGGATCAAGAAAATGAGGAGGATAAAACCGCATATCGATGCGGACATGATCAGGAACAGAAGGAATGTCAATATCAACCTCGATGAAAAGAAGAACGGAACGATGGTCCCGGCCTGAAGTGCTGCTTCGGAGACGGGCGACACGTTGAAGTCCCCTGCAAAACCGAGCAGGAATATGAATAAAAAGGAACTCGCCGAGACTGCGGTGATCAGAAGGTACTTCCTCCAGTTGCCGAACCTCTCCGCAACGAGGGGGAGGGGCGTCAGAATGCCGAGAACCTGCACGGCGACGATCGTCAGAGTGCCGGCCAATGCCTCGGGGCCGGCGACCTGGAACTGGTAATACCGCGGTACGATCACCGAGAGGGCGAGAGCAAGGATGACGGGCATCAGAGCACTCAGGCGAGGGGAGGGCAGTCGTTCGAAGATCCCGTACAGGACTGCCGGGGCCAGGAGAAATCCGAGAAAAAGAATAATCTCGATCATATTTTCATTACTGGGGGTTTTTCTCGTTTCTTTGCGAAAGTTGTTGTGTTTTATATCAGTACACCCCTTCCCCGGTAATCAAAACGCCCGTCACCTGATACGTGCCGTTGCACCCTCCCTGAAATTCGTGCCTCATCCTCTCCCGGTATGAATTCGACTGCCAGCCCCCTATCCACCACTGGTTTGTCGCATGAAATTCGGAGGAGATGGTGAGGACATTCTCGTCATCCGCGGTATAGGAGAGGATGAAGGGCGTCTCGAAGACGTATCCTGAAGACCCGGCGCTCACGTAGTAGTCCCCGTACATGGCGCTGTCGGGACCGCTGATAGTGTCGGTGATCCGGTACGGCATGAAGAGGGGCTCTTTTCCGACCGGCGTCTTTGTATCGATCTCGTGGTCGACAGAGGTGTCGTACATACGCATCTCCATCTCGACACGCTCAGGTGTCTCTTCGGAATATCGATCCGAATAGATATGGGTCGGCTGCGGGAGTTCGGACTCGTCCTGTCCCGGCATGATCGGGATCGGTGTGATACGATTTTTGTAAACGGGACTGATCCGGTCGGCCGAGATCTTCAGCATCGGGACGCCGTTCACCTCCTCGATCAGTGCTGAGATATTTTCCCTGTCGAAATTCGTGAAACTGAGACGGGAGATATCGACGACTGTCTCATTTTTCCCGGACTCCGCCTTGTAATAGGAAGGAAGGGGGATCAGAAGAGTTGCATTCTCCAGAGGCCCGGTCGTGGAGAGAGTGAGTTCGTAGATATAGGCCGAGTGTGCACTTTCGGGTGCGGACACGCTGAAATATCCCAGGATCAATACAAAGACAACGACCAGAATGACGATCAGAATGATTACTGCAAGGACGATTTTCTTGAGAATGTCCAGGAGGTTCGCCATGGGGCGTAATTTTATAATGGTACGATTTATAGATGCTCGTTTGTCTTTTGGATGAGGGATTATTTGGATTTGTTGAATTTCTCATTCTCAGATTGTGCTCCTCCCGATGACGTGGAGATCCGTGCTGACCCCTCGACCTTCCCAAAGACTCTCCACCGGGGGACTGACGCCCCCGGGCCCCCGCTATCAGGATAGGACGGGGGAAGGATTCTACACTCTGATGAGGTCCGCCGTTCTTCCCCCTATCTCAATGATGGGAGATTAGGAGGTGCGAAAAAAGGGAGCTTGAAAAACATTGAATATTTCGAGAAAGAGTGTTCGAAACTTCTCTTTATTTCCAAAAAAAGAGTATTACAGGGTGAGAGTCCCCGCCACCCGCAGGTTCCCGCCCTCGAGGTAGGTGACGACCGCCTTCGACCCCGGCATATAGACCAGGTCCTTTTCGAGTTCGAGGGAGATCTTCACCGACCGTCCGTCGGCCGCGGCCGCGGTGACGCGGGAGGGGATGAACTGCATCCAGTGACCGACATGGAGGACCATGCCCTCGGTGATCGGCGTCTTCCAGAAGGGCACGAGGTCCAGGGTGCCGGTCACGGAGGTCGCACACCGCAGGGAGGAGTCGTTTGTGAGGACATAGCCCCGGTCGAGTTCTTCAGCCTCGACGTTCTTGAGGGCAAGGCCGACGCGGTCGCCGGTCTCCGCCTCCTCGAAGTCCTCGTCGTGTTTCTGGACCGACCGCACGAGTGCTGTCTTCGCCGTCGGGAGCACCTTGAGGGTGTCGTGCTTGCGCAGGTGGCCGTCCGCGACGCACCCGAGAATCACGGTCCCGATGCCGCGGACATTGAAGAAGTGGTCGATCGGGACGACGCAGGTCTTCTTCGGGTCGGCAAGGGAGCGCTCGATCGCGGTCTGCTCTGTCTGCTCAAGGAGGCGCTCGCGCAGGTCGACGAGGTCGTCCTCGACGCACTCGTACTCCGCGAGCACCGTCCCCTTCAGGAGGGGCCTGATCTGGTCGGGCGTGAGATAGTTGCGGAGGACGAAGTAGCCCTTCTTCACGCCCGCCGCCTGGAGCATGAGCAGGTACTCGCCGAAGGTCGCGTTCAGGGCGTCGACGACGACAACAGCCGCGTCCGCAAGGGTCGCGGCGTAGAAGAGCGGGGCGAGACGCTCAGGGTACCGGGTCGGTTCGATGAACGTCACCGTGTGCGCACCCTTTTTCAGGTTGTAGAAGGTGATGTCGGTGCTCGTCCCCTTTTTTCCGAGGTCCTTTGCGTATCCTGCAGGGCCGAATACCGCTACAGTAAGGTTCGCCATACAAGGATATTGGCGTGAGAGGGGGATAATGCTTCTCGAAGGGGGCGGGATCATGACGACAGACGTTTATAGCCGGGCACCGATTGACCGCGGAGGTGCAGGCACATGACCCGGCGACTCGGTGAAGCGGAGGGCTACGCCCTCCTGGCGACGTACGGCATCCCGGTGCCCCGCCATGCCGTTGCAGGGGACAGAGAGGGGGCGGCGGACGCGGCCGACGCCATCGGCTACCCGGTCGTCGTCAAGGTCGTCTCTCCCGACATCGCCCACAAGTCCGACGCGGGAGGGGTGCGGACAGGCGTGCGGAGCCGCGGGGAGGCGATGGAGGCGTACGACGCAATCGTCACCGCCGTCGCCGGGCGTTGCCCCGGCGCCGCGATCGAGGGCGTGATCGTCGAGGAAGAGGTCGGAGGCGGGCGGGAGTTCATCGTCGGCGGGGTGACCGACCCCGCGTTCGGGAAGGTGCTCACCTTCGGGTCGGGCGGCGTCCTCGTCGAACTCCTGAGAGACGTCGCTTTCGCCGTCCTCCCGGCAGACGAGGAGAGGATCAGGGAGATGGTCCGCGGTATCAGGGGCTACCCCCTCATCAAGGGCTACCGCGGCATGCCGCCCCTCGACGAAGAAGCGCTCGTTGCGGCGGTCGCAAGCGCGGCCCGGATGTTCATGGCGGAGGAGAGGGTCGCGGAGTTCGACATCAACCCTCTCGTCCTCAGGGTGGAGGGGGCGTGCGCGGTGGACGCGAGGATCCTCTGCCGGGAGGAAAAACGTGTGGCGGCGGAGGCCACGGAAAGACCGCCCTTCTCCCTCCCGGCACCGGCGTCCGTCGCCGTCATCGGTGCCTCCCCCGAACCCGGGAAGGTGGGGTACGCCCTGGCAAGGAACCTCCTCTCCTTCCCGGGAAAGTTCTGGCCCGTCAACCCGAAGCATGCGACCGTCCTCGGGCGGATGGCCTACCCCTCGGTCCTCGCCGTCCCCGATACGGTGGACATCGCCGTCGTGGCGGTGCCGGCGCCGGTCGTCCCCGCCGTCCTCCGCGAGTGCGCGGAGAAGGGGGTGCCCCTCGCCGTGATCATCTCCGCGGGGTTCTTGGAGAGCGGTGCGGAGGGGAAGGAGAGGGAGGAGGAGGTGAAGAGGATCGCGGCCACGACAGGCATCAGGGTGCTCGGGCCAAACTGCCTCGGGATCATCCTCCCGGCCGAAAAGGTCAACGCCACCTTCGACCCCATCACCCCGAAGCCCGGCCACATCGGTTTTCTCTCCCAGAGCGGCGCCGTCATCACGACAGTCGCCGACTGGAGCATCCCCGCGGGCATCGGTTTCTCCGCGGTCGTCAGCGTCGGCAATCAGGCCGACCTCGGTTTTGCCGACCTCCTCCCGGCCCTTGCCGCCGTGCCCGGGACGCGGGCCGTCATCCTCTACGTCGAGGAGGTCAGGGACGGCCGGCGCTTCCTGGAGGCGGCGAAAGCGGTGACCCCCGAGGTGCCGGTCATCGCCGTGAAGTCGGGGGCGTCCGAGAGAGGGAAGGCGGCGGCCTCCTCTCACACCGGTTCCCTTGCCGGGTCGTACGCCGTCTATGCCGCCGCCTTCAGGGAGGCCGGGATACTCCTCGCCGGTTCCCTCGAAGAGGCCTTCCAGCTCGGCGAACTCCTGGCGTCGGAGGGCTATCCCACGGGCGAGAGGTGCGTCGTCATTTCGGGCGCCGGGGGTTTTGCCGTCCTGGCGGCGGACTACGCGGAGAAGCACGGCGTCCCCCTCCCACCGCTCCCCGCCGGGGTCATCGACGCCCTCGACGCCTTCCTCCCCCCGATCTGGAACAGGACGAACCCGATGGACATCATCGGTGACGGCGGGGCCGCACGGTTCGCCCGCGTCTTTGACGTCATGATCGCGCGTCAGGACCTCTGGGACGTCGCATGCGTCGTCAGCGTCCCCTCGGCCGTCCTGAACCCGGTCGAACTCGCCCACGAGATCGTCAGGTTCTCCCGGAACACCGACAAGATGGTCGTCTGCTGCCTCCTCGGCGGCGAGAGCATGAAAGGCGCGGTGCGTATCCTGAAAGACCACTGCGTCCCGAACTTCCCCGAGATCGAGGACGCCTTCAGGGCCGTCGGGACGGTCCTCGCTTCGGGACGGCGGGGGAAGGGGGCGGCACCCCCCTGCGACACCGGAAGGGGCGACTGAGATGGACGGCACCGCACGGAGACGCTCGGAGAAGGCAGGTCTCCCCCCGGGATCTCTCGTCTATGTCGGGGACGCAGGGCAGGAGACGACGGAGATCGCCGTCATCGACTACACCGGGGAGGAGATCAGGGAGGAGGCCGGCATCGGCGTCGACGCCGTCCTCCCCTACCTGGAGAGGCAGTCTGTCACCTGGATCAATGTGACGGGCCTCAAGGACACTGCCGTCATCGGGAGGATCGGAGAGATCTTCGGCCTCCACCCCCTCGTCCTGGAGGACATCCTCAACACCGAGCAGAGGCCGAAGACCGAGGAGTACGACGGGACGGTCTCTATCATCCTGAAGATGATCGGCTACTCGGCAGACGGCGACCTGGTGGACGAGCAGATCAGCATCGTCCTCGGCAGGAACTCCGTCATCTCCTTCCAGGAAAGACAGGGCGACGTCTTCGATCCCGTGCGGGAGCGGATCCGGGCGGGGAAGTGGCGGGCGCGGCGACCCGGCGCCGACTACCTCGCCTACGCCCTCGTCGACACTATCGTGGACAGTTATTTCACGGTGATGGAGACCTTCGGCGAGAAGATCGAGGCGGTGGACGACGTCCTCATCGAGGACCCGGACCCCGGCGTGATCAGGGCGATCCAGGGGGTGCGGCGCGATCTCCTGTACCTCAGGAAACGGATCTGGCCGCTGAGGGAGGTGATATCCTCCCTTGAGAGGACGGACTCGCCCCTCTTCGCCGACCAGACAAAGGTCTACCTCAGGGACGTCTACGACCACACCGTCCAGGTGATCGAAGCGCTGGAGACCTACCGGGACATGGGGGCAGGGATGCTCGACATCTACCTGTCGAGCACGAGCAACAGGATGAACGAGGTGATGAAGGTGCTGACGATCATCGCCACCATCTTCATCCCCCTCAGTTTCATCGCGAGCGTCTTCGGCATGAACTTCAGGCAGATGCCCGAACTGGAGTGGGAGTTCGGCTACCACTCCTCCCTCGCCCTGATGGCCGCCGTCGCCCTCGGCATGCTTTTCTATTTCAGGAGGAAAAAGTGGATATAATACTGGAGGAGAGACAGACGTGAAGAAAGTCCTGATCAACGCACGAAAGGAGGACTACGAGAATCTTGCCCCCCTCCTCGAAGGGATCCACCATGTGGTCCTGCAGGAGGACGGGATCTATGAGGTCAAACTCTTTCTCCCGGACAACGACCTCGACTCCTTCATCGAGAAAGTCAGGCCCCTCCTCGACCTGCGCTATCGGGAGAACCTCATCGAGGTCTCCTCGCCTGACTTCGTCATCTCGCCGTACCTCAAGAGGGTCGAGGAGAAGACGGAGCAGCCGGAAAAGACCCCGATCGAGGAACTCCTCGACACCACCCGGCCGTACCAGAGGCTCGACGCAGGAAAACTCGTCCTCACATCGATCGCCGGGATCATCGCCCTGACCGGCCTCTTTCTCAACAATGTGGCGGTGATCATCGGGGCGATGCTCCTCTCCCCGATCCTGGGGCCCATCTACGGCTTCGCGATCAACATCTCGATCGGGAAGGTGCGTGACGGCCTCCAGAGCATCCTTGTCCTTGCAGCGCTCCTCTCCTGTGTCTTCACCCTCTCGGCCGCGACGACCTACCTCCTCCACCTTGTGACGCCCCTCTCCCTCACGCCGGAGATCCTCTCCCGCACCGTCGTCAGCCCGATCTACATCGTCATGGCCGTCCTCCTCGGCTTCGCCTCGGTGCTCGCCCTCGCCCGCGGGATGTCCGACCTCATCGCGGGCGTCGCGATCGCCGCCGCCCTCCTGCCCCCGACGGCCGTGATGGGCATCTCCCTGGTTCTCATCAGGGAAAGCCTCCTTCCCTCGACCGTGCTCGTCCTGGAGAACGTCATCGGCATGATGGCCGGGGCCCTGATCGCCACACTCTCCCTGCGGATCGGCCCGCGGGAATATTACGAGCAGATCGCCGCGAAAAAGTACATCGCACGGACGGCCGTCCTCATTATCATCCTGATCGCCCTCCTCTTCGGGCTGAGCATCCTCCTCTCCACCCCGCCGATCTGAGATGGTGAGAAACCCTATATCACATGGTGTCGTCCGGCACCTATGGCCGGGATATCAGCAGAGGTTGTCGAGGCGCGTTTTCCCCTTCTCTCCGGGCATACTCTCGAAGGGAGGAAGGTGATCCTGCCCAAAGACCTGAAGGGGATGGTCGCCCTGATCGCCGTGGCCGTGCAGAGGGGGGCCCAGTCCATGATCGACTCGTGGCGGACGCCTTTTGAGGAGGAGTTTGCGGGCGATCCGAAGATCGCATTCTATGAGGTGCCGGTGATCGAGAAAGAGAACGAACTCTTTCTCGGGGGCGTGATCAATGCGGGGATGCGGGAGGGCATCGACCCTGCGAAGTACGGCTCTATCATCACCGTCTTTGAGAACACGAAGCGGATCAGAAAAGTGCTCGGGATGGACGATCCCTCCCGTGCCTACCTGTACCTCCTCGACCAGGAGGGAACGGTCAGGTGGAGAGTGTCGGGATTCGCAGACAGAGGGGGGATTGAAGAAATCATTACCGTGACACGGAGACTTGCCGGTTCGGGGGGCGCCGCAAGGAATCTGTAACAGCACACGGCATTGGGCGACCGCGACGAGGAGCGGAATTTTTCCCTTCTCTCACGGCGCCCGATTCACCGGCGCGAACGGGTCGAGGAGGATCCTGTTCGGGAGGCCGCGCAGGGCCACCGCGGCGAGGGCCCCGATCACGCCGCGGCCGCCGCAGACCTGAACGCCGTTCCGGGTGGCGACTTCTCGCGCCTCCTCGACGGTGACCACCTCGGCCCTCGCGCGGGCACCGAAGGCCCGCAATTCGGGGAGAGGGCAGAACCCGTGCCTGAGGGCGATCCCCCATTCGGGGGAGAGGGCCTCGGCGGCGACGAAACGGCGGGCCCTCTCCGCGATGCCGGGGCAGGCAGCCGGGTCCGCGGCAAGTTCGATATAACTGCACGAATTGCCCGCCGTCCTCTCCGGCAGGTCGGGCTTGAGCATCGCCACCCTGTGGCCGATCGGGATCACACCGTCCAGGGTGCTGAGGTGCTGGAGGAGGGCCAGGGCCAGGGCAAAGGTCGCCCCGCCCTCGGCACTGTCGGTGTCGTCGACGCCGATCCCGACCAGGACGAGGGCCCGCGTCCGCACCTCGCCCTCGACGATCCCGCCGCCGACCTTCCTGGTCTTGACCGAGCAGACCCCCTCGGCCTCGGCCATCTGGTCGGTGAGGGAGTAGGCCGGGCCGCCGGTGCACCGGATCCTCTGCACGATCTCGTCCCCCTCCCGCCTGATCCCGACCACGCCCACGGCCGGCCGCGGCGGGAGGCCGATCTCCACCTCGTGCTCGGTGAGGGTGCCGCACTCCCGCAGGAGAGTGCCGTCCCTCTGCACATGGACGAGCGCCCCGCCTGCCCGGCCATGGTGGTATGCGCAGAAGGCGGCGCACCCGCTGCTCAGGCACTCATGGTAGCACTCCACCCGCTCGCCGTCGACAGTCGTGAAGATCCGCCGGCACGCGCTCGCAGGGAGGGCCGAGGCGACGGCATACGCGGCCGGGTGCCGCCCACGCCTCTCCTCCTTCTGGACGATACACCCCTCGTCGAGGAGACGGTTCACCCAGTCCTGCACCGTGCTCCGCGGCAGGGCGCTCCCCTCCGCGATCTCCTGCACCGTGAAATGCCCATTTTCGAGAGTCGAACTCCGCATCAGGGCGAGAATGTCCCGCCTCTTCTCAATGACCCGTGACATGACAGTTCTTGATGAAGAGCAGGTCGCCGATGACGGCGCTCGCCGTCTCCACCGACCCCGCCCCCTTTCCGACCTCGGTGATCGCCCCGGCCATATCGGTGACGACCGTCACCGCGTTCAGGGTGTCGCGGACGACGAGGGGGTGTTTCTTCGGGAGGATGCGCGGCGAGACCCGCAGCAGCCTCTTCTCCGGCACCACCTCGCCGATGAGCCTGATGGTAGAGTTCTGGCTCCCGGCAAGGGTCAGCGCCTCCGCGGTCAGGAGGTCGATGCCCGTGCACTCGACGTCCTTCAGGGTGACGCCGTTATTCCAGATCGTATTGGCGAGGATGACCAGTTTGAGGGCGGTGTCGATCCCCTTCACGTCGAAGGTGGGGTCGGCCTCGGCATAACCGAGTTCCCGCGCCTCGGCAAGGGCCTGGTCGTAGGTGAGGCCCTCGTCCGCCATCCTGGTGAGAATATAGTTGCAGGTCCCGTTCATGACGCCATATATCGCGTGGACGGTGTTGCCGGCAAGGCCATGCTGGAGGGTCTGGATGATCGGGATCGCCCCGCAGACCGTCGCCTCGTACCTGAGTTGCACGCCGTGCTCCTCTGCCAGGGCCGTCAACTCCCTGAAGTGGAGGGCCATCGGCCCCTTGTTCGAGGTGACGACGTGTCTGCCCATCGAGAGGGCCGCCCTGATATGGGTGAGGGCCGGTTCGCCGGTCTCCACGTCGGTGGGCGTCACCTCGACGAGGACGTCGTACTCGCCCCCCTCCGCGATCGTCCGTGCCGTCACGGCCTGGTCGCCGCAGAGGCCGGTCTTCGCCTTCTTTTCAAGCACCGCGGCGACGTCGATACCCGCAGGGTCGGAGATCCCGCTCTTCGAGTCGGCGATGCCGGTGACCGTGATACCAAGGCCCTTCCTGGCGAGCATCGAAGCGACGCCCCGTCCCACAGACCCGAGACCGAGAATGGCGACCCGCATCATGCCACCTCCTCCAGGGGTTCGACGAGGAGGAGGTCCTTCTTTTTCGCCACCATGCGGAGGATCTTCACAGCCTCGTCCATGTGCGCCCGGTTTGTCGCGGAGATGGTGAGGAGGGCCGACGACCTCTGGGCGATCCCCGGCATCGTCATATGCATCTCGACGACCTCGGCGTACCCGGTCCGGTCGATCTGGCCGACAGTGTCGGAGAGGTCGGTGTGCATCAGGTGACCGATCATGATGACGCTCCGCTTCAGGAGGAGACGCTCCTCTCCCAGCCTGAGGATGGTCACCCCTGCGGCCTTGAGAGTCGTGATCAGGCCGTCGAGGCGTTCCTCGGGCAGGTCGAGAACGACCTGGACGATCCTGGTCTTCGGCCTCAGCGTCGGGTCCCACTCGTGGATCACGGCCATGATGTTCCCGCCGGCATCGGAGATCGGCCTGAGGGCGGCCACCAGCTGGCCGGGGGCGTCCTTCACCTCTATCTTCATGGATACCTGCACCAAACCACCGGTGTAGTATTCTCGCGCCGAAAAGATAAGCCTTTTATTCCGATCGATCACGGACAAACCGCCCTTTCCTTCACCCTCGACATATCAAATGAAAAATATATTTATGATATGACCGCAGAAGTATGACTGACCAGCACAATCAGCTCCTGCTTACCGCGTGAATGCAAGTATCGTCTTGTTTTGGGCGCCCTATTCCGGCGTTCAACGTTGATTCATGCGGGGTTTGGCAGGACTGCCGGTATTGTCCGGGCATTAGAGATTCCCTGCCCTCAAGGGGGTTTTGAAGACCGCATAGCGGAGGCTTTCATGAAT
This window of the Methanofollis ethanolicus genome carries:
- a CDS encoding EF-Tu/IF-2/RF-3 family GTPase, with protein sequence MANLTVAVFGPAGYAKDLGKKGTSTDITFYNLKKGAHTVTFIEPTRYPERLAPLFYAATLADAAVVVVDALNATFGEYLLMLQAAGVKKGYFVLRNYLTPDQIRPLLKGTVLAEYECVEDDLVDLRERLLEQTEQTAIERSLADPKKTCVVPIDHFFNVRGIGTVILGCVADGHLRKHDTLKVLPTAKTALVRSVQKHDEDFEEAETGDRVGLALKNVEAEELDRGYVLTNDSSLRCATSVTGTLDLVPFWKTPITEGMVLHVGHWMQFIPSRVTAAAADGRSVKISLELEKDLVYMPGSKAVVTYLEGGNLRVAGTLTL
- a CDS encoding acetate--CoA ligase family protein, which translates into the protein MTRRLGEAEGYALLATYGIPVPRHAVAGDREGAADAADAIGYPVVVKVVSPDIAHKSDAGGVRTGVRSRGEAMEAYDAIVTAVAGRCPGAAIEGVIVEEEVGGGREFIVGGVTDPAFGKVLTFGSGGVLVELLRDVAFAVLPADEERIREMVRGIRGYPLIKGYRGMPPLDEEALVAAVASAARMFMAEERVAEFDINPLVLRVEGACAVDARILCREEKRVAAEATERPPFSLPAPASVAVIGASPEPGKVGYALARNLLSFPGKFWPVNPKHATVLGRMAYPSVLAVPDTVDIAVVAVPAPVVPAVLRECAEKGVPLAVIISAGFLESGAEGKEREEEVKRIAATTGIRVLGPNCLGIILPAEKVNATFDPITPKPGHIGFLSQSGAVITTVADWSIPAGIGFSAVVSVGNQADLGFADLLPALAAVPGTRAVILYVEEVRDGRRFLEAAKAVTPEVPVIAVKSGASERGKAAASSHTGSLAGSYAVYAAAFREAGILLAGSLEEAFQLGELLASEGYPTGERCVVISGAGGFAVLAADYAEKHGVPLPPLPAGVIDALDAFLPPIWNRTNPMDIIGDGGAARFARVFDVMIARQDLWDVACVVSVPSAVLNPVELAHEIVRFSRNTDKMVVCCLLGGESMKGAVRILKDHCVPNFPEIEDAFRAVGTVLASGRRGKGAAPPCDTGRGD
- the corA gene encoding magnesium/cobalt transporter CorA, which translates into the protein MDGTARRRSEKAGLPPGSLVYVGDAGQETTEIAVIDYTGEEIREEAGIGVDAVLPYLERQSVTWINVTGLKDTAVIGRIGEIFGLHPLVLEDILNTEQRPKTEEYDGTVSIILKMIGYSADGDLVDEQISIVLGRNSVISFQERQGDVFDPVRERIRAGKWRARRPGADYLAYALVDTIVDSYFTVMETFGEKIEAVDDVLIEDPDPGVIRAIQGVRRDLLYLRKRIWPLREVISSLERTDSPLFADQTKVYLRDVYDHTVQVIEALETYRDMGAGMLDIYLSSTSNRMNEVMKVLTIIATIFIPLSFIASVFGMNFRQMPELEWEFGYHSSLALMAAVALGMLFYFRRKKWI
- a CDS encoding TIGR00341 family protein, with the translated sequence MKKVLINARKEDYENLAPLLEGIHHVVLQEDGIYEVKLFLPDNDLDSFIEKVRPLLDLRYRENLIEVSSPDFVISPYLKRVEEKTEQPEKTPIEELLDTTRPYQRLDAGKLVLTSIAGIIALTGLFLNNVAVIIGAMLLSPILGPIYGFAINISIGKVRDGLQSILVLAALLSCVFTLSAATTYLLHLVTPLSLTPEILSRTVVSPIYIVMAVLLGFASVLALARGMSDLIAGVAIAAALLPPTAVMGISLVLIRESLLPSTVLVLENVIGMMAGALIATLSLRIGPREYYEQIAAKKYIARTAVLIIILIALLFGLSILLSTPPI
- a CDS encoding helix-turn-helix domain-containing protein, whose product is MSRVIEKRRDILALMRSSTLENGHFTVQEIAEGSALPRSTVQDWVNRLLDEGCIVQKEERRGRHPAAYAVASALPASACRRIFTTVDGERVECYHECLSSGCAAFCAYHHGRAGGALVHVQRDGTLLRECGTLTEHEVEIGLPPRPAVGVVGIRREGDEIVQRIRCTGGPAYSLTDQMAEAEGVCSVKTRKVGGGIVEGEVRTRALVLVGIGVDDTDSAEGGATFALALALLQHLSTLDGVIPIGHRVAMLKPDLPERTAGNSCSYIELAADPAACPGIAERARRFVAAEALSPEWGIALRHGFCPLPELRAFGARARAEVVTVEEAREVATRNGVQVCGGRGVIGALAAVALRGLPNRILLDPFAPVNRAP
- a CDS encoding homoserine dehydrogenase, with protein sequence MRVAILGLGSVGRGVASMLARKGLGITVTGIADSKSGISDPAGIDVAAVLEKKAKTGLCGDQAVTARTIAEGGEYDVLVEVTPTDVETGEPALTHIRAALSMGRHVVTSNKGPMALHFRELTALAEEHGVQLRYEATVCGAIPIIQTLQHGLAGNTVHAIYGVMNGTCNYILTRMADEGLTYDQALAEARELGYAEADPTFDVKGIDTALKLVILANTIWNNGVTLKDVECTGIDLLTAEALTLAGSQNSTIRLIGEVVPEKRLLRVSPRILPKKHPLVVRDTLNAVTVVTDMAGAITEVGKGAGSVETASAVIGDLLFIKNCHVTGH
- a CDS encoding ACT domain-containing protein gives rise to the protein MKIEVKDAPGQLVAALRPISDAGGNIMAVIHEWDPTLRPKTRIVQVVLDLPEERLDGLITTLKAAGVTILRLGEERLLLKRSVIMIGHLMHTDLSDTVGQIDRTGYAEVVEMHMTMPGIAQRSSALLTISATNRAHMDEAVKILRMVAKKKDLLLVEPLEEVA